One window of Pseudochaenichthys georgianus chromosome 18, fPseGeo1.2, whole genome shotgun sequence genomic DNA carries:
- the LOC117463359 gene encoding actin-related protein 2 — protein MDSQGRKVVVCDNGTGFVKCGFAGSNFPEHIFPAMVGRPMLRSNTKVGNIEIKDLMVGDEASECRSMLEVSYPMENGMVRSWEDMLHLWDYTFGSTRLDINPSECKILLTEPPMNPTKNREKIAEVMFEKYQFQGLYVAIQAVLTLYAQGLLTGVVLDSGDGVTHICPVYEGFSLPHLTRRLDIAGRDITRYLIKLLLLRGYAFNHTADFETVRMMKEKLCYVGYDIEQEQRLALETTFLVETFTLPDGRQVKVGGERFGAPEALFQPHLINVEGAGVAELLFNTIQAADIDLRSDFYKHIVLSGGSTMYPGLPSRLEREMKQLYLERVLDGDTQKLSKFKIRIEDPPRRKHMVFLGGAVLANIMKDKESFWLSRAEYEEKGVQKLGGGVR, from the exons ATGGACAGCCAGGGGAGAAAAGTGGTGGTCTGTGACAATGGGACAGGG TTTGTCAAGTGTGGCTTCGCTGGATCCAACTTCCCCGAACACATCTTCCCCGCCATGGTGGGTCGACCGATGTTACGATCAAACACCAAAGTGGGCAACATTGAGATAAAG GACCTGATGGTGGGTGATGAAGCCAGCGAGTGCCGCTCCATGCTGGAGGTCAGCTACCCCATGGAGAACGGTATGGTGCGCTCCTGGGAGGACATGCTCCACCTGTGGGACTACACCTTCGGTTCCACCCGCCTGGACATCAACCCGTCTGAGTGCAAG ATCCTGCTGACAGAGCCGCCCATGAACCCCACCAAGAACAGAGAGAAAATAGCTGAGGTCATGTTTGAGAAGTACCAGTTCCAGGGCCTTTATGTGGCAATTCAGGCTGTGCTCACTCTGTATGCTCAGG GTTTGCTGACCGGTGTGGTCCTGGACTCGGGGGATGGTGTCACCCACATCTGTCCCGTGTATGAGGGCTTCTCCTTACCCCACCTCACACGCAGGCTGGACATCGCAGGACGTGACATCACACGGTACCTCATTAAG CTCCTGCTTCTTCGCGGTTACGCCTTCAACCACACCGCCGACTTTGAGACTGTGCGCATGATGAAGGAGAAGCTGTGCTACGTGGGATACGACATTGAGCAGGAGCAGCGCCTGGCATTAGAGACGACCTTCCTGGTGGAGACTTTCACA CTTCCCGACGGCCGGCAGGTGAAGGTGGGCGGCGAGAGGTTCGGGGCCCCTGAAGCTCTCTTCCAGCCTCACCTCATCAACGTGGAGGGAGCGGGGGTGGCCGAGCTGCTGTTCAACACCATCCAGGCTGCAGACATCGACCTCAG GTCAGACTTCTATAAGCACATCGTTCTCTCCGGAGGATCCACCATGTACCCCGGACTCCCATCCAGACTAGAGAGGGAGATGAAGCAGCTGTACCTGGAGAGGGTGCTGGATGGAGACACTCAGAAACTATCT AAGTTCAAGATCCGCATCGAGGACCCCCCCCGGCGTAAGCACATGGTGTTCCTGGGCGGCGCGGTGCTCGCCAACATCATGAAGGACAAGGAGTCCTTCTGGCTGAGCAGGGCAGAGTACGAGGAGAAGGGAGTGCAGAAACTGGGAGGGGGGGTCAGATAG
- the six7 gene encoding SIX homeobox 7 — MFPLPMFTPDQVARVCENLEETGDIERLGRFLWSLPAAVPGSAGEALNRHESVMRARALVAFHGGNFEGLYQILQSHRFTRESHAKLQDLWLDAHYREAERLRGRPLGPVEKYRIRKKFPLPRTIWDGEQKTHCFKERTRSLLREWYLQDPYPNPSRKRHLAQATGLTPTQVGNWFKNRRQRDRAASAKNRMQQDHSHLPSGSSPDGSLQDRRHHSHLLPPSPRHLGSPEASDCSTENERRGTGASTPEISVSSDSEFES; from the exons ATGTTCCCACTTCCGATGTTCACCCCGGACCAGGTCGCCCGGGTGTGCGAGAACTTGGAGGAGACCGGGGACATCGAGCGCCTCGGCCGGTTTCTCTGGTCCCTGCCGGCCGCCGTCCCTGGCTCCGCCGGGGAGGCGCTGAACCGACACGAGTCCGTGATGCGAGCCAGAGCGCTGGTTGCTTTCCACGGGGGAAACTTCGAGGGTCTGTACCAGATCTTGCAGAGCCACCGCTTTACTCGCGAGTCGCACGCCAAGCTGCAGGACTTGTGGCTGGACGCGCACTACCGGGAGGCGGAGAGGCTCCGGGGCCGGCCGCTGGGCCCGGTGGAGAAGTACCGGATCCGCAAGAAGTTCCCCCTACCCCGCACCATCTGGGACGGTGAGCAGAAGACGCATTGCTTTAAG GAAAGAACCCGCAGTTTGTTGAGAGAGTGGTACCTCCAAGACCCCTACCCAAACCCATCCAGGAAGCGTCACCTGGCCCAGGCCACAGGGCTCACCCCCACACAGGTCGGCAACTGGTTCAAGAACCGCCGGCAGAGAGACCGAGCAGCGTCCGCAAAGAACAG AATGCAACAGGATCACTCACACCTGCCCTCAGGTAGCTCACCCGACGGCTCCCTCCAGGACCGCCGCCATCACTCCCACTTGTTGCCTCCCTCCCCTCGACACCTGGGCAGCCCGGAGGCCAGCGACTGCAGCACGGAGAACGAGCGCAGAGGAACGGGAGCCTCCACACCGGAGATCTCCGTCAGCAGCGACAGCGAGTTCGAGTCCTGA